caagttggagggatctgaattgggttctcaggtgggggtgggggggtcatgAAATTATAGCCCAGCAAGGGTCCTTCCGTTTGATCCAGATCCACTGGCTGCCTCTTTCAGCTGCTTGAGAAACTGCTCTGACGGTCTGCCGCAGAGCCTGTCCATGGATTCCAAGTTCTTTCAGCAACCTGATGGTGGAAGAAGCCACGAATCCTCTGCATCCCACTTCAACTGGCCAGACTTTTGCATTCCAGCCACGCTGAGTTGCGTCTGCTGCCAACTCTGTGTAACGCAGTTTCTTACGCTCGTAGGCCTCTTCAACAGAGTTTTCCCACGGGACTGTGAGCTCTATGATGTACACAGCCTTTCGTGAAGGGGACCAGAGTACCATGTCTGGCCTAAGGTTGGTAGAAGCAATCTCAGGTGGAAAAATGAGTTGCTGGCCAATATCGACAAGCATCTTCCAGTCCCGGGCCATGCCTAGGTGTCCGGTTTCTGGCTTTGTAGGAGGATGCTTGGGCCTTTTCTGTCCCTCCCGgatgaatgttgttgttttgacgggattgcttgtttttggaggtaatgaattggttgcactcctcttggtctcaagtgctgcagccaggctcttgaggacctgattgtgcctccaggtgtagcggccttgtgagaggctggtcttgcaacctgtcattatatgcctgagagtcgctggagctgggcagagggggcaggtcgggtcctcgccataccattgatgtaggttttttggtgatggaagcacatcataaacagctcttatgatgaagctgatgttgcttgcctccatttgccaaagctcactccagttgatctttctcctctccaggccttcccaccgcgtccattgcccttgtttagcaagagagacagcctttgcacttcttgcagtctcctcctgtctgcgcACCTCCTCGACCACCAGCTTCCTGCGTTCAGATGTTGTTGCCTTATGGAACGTTGGTTTGCTTGCTGCCAGGCCAaagcctcctcttccatgctggaTATTCCCCACAATGTCTTGGTGTCTCAGGGCTGATGTTGCTTGCTGCACAGCCTTGGATGATGTCCATTTCCGTCCAGTTTGTAGGGGAGGTGCAGCCTTGCTAATGGTCTGGTCTTTGGAGTCCTTCAATGTCATCTGAAGTCTTACTTTAGAGCACTTGTACTCCTCCGTTAGACTTGTAAGTGGTAGTTCAAGGACCCCTTTGCCATAGAGGCCGATGTTACTCAGGCATCGTGGGACACCCAGCCATTTCTTCACGTATGAGGTAATGGTtcgctccatcttctccactgcatGCATGATATTTCCAAGTCTTCATCtccactaatcaaatcaaattttattggtcacatacacatggttagcagatgttatagcaaaatacttgtgcttctagttccgacagtgcaatatctaacaagtaatctaacaatttcccaacaactacctaatacacacaaatctaaaggggtgaatgagaatatgtacatgtaagtatatggatgcaCACCAGATCATCCATGCTAATCAGAATGACCGTGAATGAGCATTGTGTGATGTTGACCATGTCGTGTCTCTCTTGCAGGCCATTCTGGATGTGGTGGTCAACCTCCAATTCAGTCTAATAGAGAAGCTGTGGCAGACTTTCTGGCGCTATTCTCCTTCTGACTCAGTGGAGGGCGCCACCATCACAGAAAACAGgtcagctttctctctctctctctctctctctccgtctccctctctcgctctctgtttctcacacacactctctctcactcgttatctctccctctctcttgtcgTCATTAATCATTGTCCATTAGGGATGGATCGAGATTTACACAAtggttacctggaggaaaatgggaGAGGGTCATGTTTTTAAAATTTCAGTCAAAGGAAAGGTttagtatttttgtatttattatgtagtccaggggagggtcatgtaatatGTAATTGATGAAATGTAAATATTTCTCAGTGTGTATcagttttctgtgtgtatcaagaatggtccaccacccaaaggacatccagctaacttgacacaactgtgagaagcactggagtcaacatggcatccctgtggaaagctttcaacaccttgtagagtccatgccccgacgagtctgttctgaggacaaaaggggggcggggtgcaactcaatattaggaaggtgtttctaatgtttggtatactcagtgtatacccGATGCCACCCCTCTTCTCTGATTCTCCGCTGGGCGCCCAATATCAAGtgcgcctataggctatttagtgtggtctcaatcaaaggatccatagcctataggctacaaaGTCCATGATCGGAGAAGCATAGAGCAAAGTTATATTTGtaagatagctgctgggatggtgtaaataaaactaggctgcattacacactgtaatggatattccaaccctgagccccggcctgctctgctcttgctgatcaaaaACGTTTTTGTGAGCTgtctaaccaatggctgtgctgtgtaggcctacgggggcagttcaggaggagagtcaaatGCTTCTTCCAAAGAAAATCTTTGACTAGGCATAGTCCAAAAAATTCACTGGCTTGCGTACCGACTACCTTGTTACTACTAAGCtatgtggaattgttttaaggtcataccaaggataattttgcgatttgattttgaattttaagaccccttgaagtatcccCAAAATGATTAGATGGATAACATTTTTTGGTTTTACTGCTgttagcccatagaaatgcattgaataacagattcactacatggaacaacagatagtcccccccaaaaaaatctaaaggaagtttgttctgaaggatctgtcctatatctgagagataagaaagatcaggaaacaatatattttacatgtatttaaccccttatttttggcactaaactgtctccatatatactgtatttcattacatTGTTTCAACTGGTAGCGGGGGACCGTCAGACGAATCTTGAGGCTTGTGCGCATCTTAGAGCAAAACCAacatgtttgtgagagtctcacctttacaTAGAGAGGTCATATTTGTGTGTTGCCCAAACTGTAGCCCAAAATTCCTGCGtttgccatgtaatgcttacaggaTGAAGAACCGTTTttaaaactgcatatctaaggcAGTCTGTCTGTCCAAGAAATGAGGGTAAACAgtagacatgttctctgctatccactttgttttaattattattttgggtataggggCGGGTCACTTTTTTTCAAGTGTTCAGGAAGGGTTTAGGTCAAATGTATTTTGCTGAGctgaagggagggccatccattttcatttcagagaggtctgattttctccatgtaacccttattataaataacgttcacttCATTAAAACAGATGTCCATTAGAAACATATTTCATTATAGTTAGCCTAAACTCTTCATCCTCTTGAATGCTTTAAATATCCTTTTGATTATGTCTTTTGATTGGAGAGATGTAATGTGGCTGGTCAAAAGTCAACCCCATCCCCGGACAGTAGGGCCAGTGAGATTGAGGTGAATCTGATCCAGTATATGAGAGTATGTGTAACTTTTGAACCCTGTCTCCACAGTGGTGTGAGTGAGATTGAGGGCCGTCTGCCCTGCTGCAGACTGCTGGTGCTCTGTAGGAACGAGGCTGTGCTCAAGTGGATGAGTTCCTGTGACCACCTGATGTACCAGGCCCTAGTGGAGATcctcatccctgatgtcctcagACCCATCCCCAGTGAGTGgctgtcacacacagtcacacacacgcacttTCTCACTCGTCCTTAGTTGGGTATCAGAATTAACATTTTGGTCATTAAATAGACTGCTGTGCTTTGTATCTGTCCCTCTAGGTGCCTTGACTCAAGCCATCCGCAACTTTGCCAAAAGCCTGGAAGGCTGGCTCAACAATGCCATGAACACCATTCCACAGAGAATGATCCAGAccaaggtaaacacacacacacctacttgcTCACCTACTTACACACATGTTGGCAAATCAACTTAAATTGCCTATTTTTGTATTATTTGCTTTGATCCTGACTTTCCTCTTTTATCCTTTCGATTTGGTCTGATTCTAATTGGCTGCTGTTTGATTGGCTGCAGGTTGCCGCTGTTAGTGCCTTTGCTCAGACGCTGCGTCGCTACACTAGTCTGAACCACCTGGCCCAGGCAGCACGCGCCGTGCTGCAGAACACCTCACAGATCAATCAGATGCTCAGCGACCTCAACCGCGTCGACTTCGCCAACGTGCAGGTCCGTCTGTCCCTCTGGCTGGCTGTCCGTCCCTCCGTCCGGCTGTCTGGCTGTGGTTTTGTTTGATTGTCTGTGTATTTATTTAGAAGGATACATCTGTCCTCATCTGTTAGTCCTCTCTCTGCTTGAATTTGCTGTTTATTTCATCAAAGGATGCGTGTGCGTCTGTGTATTTGCAAGTCCACACTGACccgtcccatctctctctctctcctttctctctttagGAGCAGGCGTCGTGGGTGTGTCAGTGTGAGGAGGGTGTGGTTCAGAGGTTAGAGCAGGACTTCAAGGCCACCCTGCAGCAGCAGAGCTCACTAGAGCAGTGGGCTGCCTGGCTGGACAACGTGGTGACCCAGGTCCTACAGCCCTTCGAGGACCGGCCCAGCTTCCCCAGGGCGGCACGACAGTTCCTGCTCAAGTGGTCTTTCTACAGGTCAGCTACTGTACcgtccatagaaatagaatgagatCATAGACATTGAATGagatcatggaaatagaatgggTTCTGTGAGTTTTCAAAAATGTTCAATTTCTATGTTTTTGCCCTCTTACCCAATTTAagtagtgtgttgtattgtttatcATATTCATTGAGCTAGATAGCTATGTCAGCTTATTAGAAGTTTTCCAGTGGTTGATGAGGATCTCCTGTTCATCTCTTTGTCAGCTCCATGGTGATTCGGGACCTGACCCTGCGCAGCGCGGCCAGTTTCGGCTCGTTCCACCTGATCCGCCTGCTCTACGACGAGTACATGTTCTACCTGGTGGAACACCGCGTCGCCCAGGCAACCGGCCAGACACCCATCAGTGTCATGGGAGAAGTAAGGGCCAGAAGAAATTAAcacgttatatatatatatacacacacacacataattgtAACAGTCCCATTACCTTTAGGCTTAGTTTCAGAATGGTTTCTGTGTGATGTTTATTGTATTGCAGTTCGATGACCTCAACGCCATGTCACCTGCTAACATAGACAAAGGTAAGCCAACCCCAAGCTGTGTCTACAGGCTAAGTCTCTGTAGGTTTCTGCGTCTACAGGCTAAGTCTCTGTAGGTTTCTGCGTCTACAGGCTAAGTCTCTGTAGGTTTCTGTGTCTACAGGCTAAGTCTCTGTAGGTTTCTGTGTCTACAGGCTAAGTCTCTGTAGGTTTCTGTGTCTACAGGCTAAGTCTCTGTAGGTTTCTGCGTCTACAGGCTAAGTCTCTGTAGGTTTCTGTGTCTACAGGCTAAGTCTCTGTAGGTTTCTGCGTCTACAGGCTAAGTCTCTGTAGGTTTCTGCGTCTACAGGCTAAGTCTCTGTAGGTTTCTGCGTCTACAGGCTAAGTCTCTGTAGGTTTCTGCGTCTACAGGCTAAGTCTCTGTAGGTTTCTGTGTCTACAGGCTAAGTCTCTGTAGGTTTCTGCGTCTACAGGCTAAGTCTCTGTAGGTTTCTGCGTCTACAGGCTAAGTCTCTGTAGGTTTTTGCGTCTACAGGCTAAGTCTCTGTAGGTTTCTGCGTCTACAGGCTAAGTCTCTGTAGGTTTCTGCGTCTACAGGCTAAGTCTCTGTAGGTTTCTGCGTCTACAGGCTAAGTCTCTGTAGGTTTCTGCGTCTACAGGCTAAGTCTCTGTAGGTTTCTGTGTCTACAGGCTAAGTCTCTGTAGGTTTCTGTGTCTACAGGCTAAGTCTCTGTAGGTTTCTGCGTCTACAGGCTAAGTCTCTGTAGGTTTCTGCGTCTACAGGCTAAGTCTCTGTAGGTTTTTGCGTCTACAGGCTAAGTCTCTGTAGGTTTCTGCGTCTACAGGCTAAGTCTCTGTAGGTTTCTGCGTCTACAGGCTAAGTCTCTGTAGGTTTCTGCGTCTACAGGCTAAGTCTCTGTAGGTTTCTGCGTCTACAGGCTAAGTCTCTGTAGGTTTCTGCGTCTACAGTACATGGAGTTCTTAAGATCTTTGAGATATGTCCGTCCAGCATGGCTGTGGGTCATTCAGCTTTCAGGAGCCTTAACTCCTCTTATCTTGGTCTCCACGTGCTGTCACTTAAAGAGCAGCGCCTTCAATTATTACCCATTGATTTAGTTAAATGTAACATTAAAATGTTAGTAAGAAAAGCTGTTTTTTTGTGTGCAGCCTTTCCTGTCAAAACAATGGTCCCGCAGGACTACTGAGAATCCTGGAGAATCATTATTTTAACCCTGTACCTCTGGTCTTCCTGTACCTCTGGTCTTCCTGCCCATCTGTCTGACTGACCTTGTCCCTCTGTCCAGACGAGGTGAGTGAGATGGACAGTGACCTGGAGGAGGACATGGAGGAGTCTGGGGAGCCGCTGGCCAAGCGGGAGAAGGCTGAGGTGGAACATGAGCACCAGGTGATCCAGGTGATTCAGGTGGGGGCTCTGGAGGACGGCAGTAACCCCGTGGTGGGGGTGCTCCAGCCGGGCATCCTGCACTCCCTGCCCCAGCCCCCCCAGAACCATGCTGAGCACATCCTCACCTCCTCCGCCGCCACCACCACCATCCGCCACTGCAGTGCCACCGGCAACACCTACGCCTCCGTCTGAGAGGGAGATGACCCCCCCCCGGCcaacctctcttctctctgtctctctatctgtctcactGTCACACACGTCTGCACTGTCCCCTCTGTCGTAcgctgtgttttctctgcactcGTCTAGACAcactcctcccccctccaccctgACCAGTAGGGGAGCGTGAAAAACATCACGACCACAGCTGGCGTCACACAAGCAGTGGATGGATGAGGGATGAGTAGAGCTAGACGGGAATGTGGATCTGCTGGGGAGAGTCATGTGGACGGGCTGTCTCTGTCATGTGGCTGTCCTCTGGGTCAGGGAGGGGGATTgggaggtgggggggtggggggggttgtaCAGGCGTGAGACACTGGCTGACCCTACTGTAGCTGTGTAGAAGGGAAGGTGTCCTTACTTAGAGATTCACATATTTCCTGATGTTTAAAAGCTCAAATCCAAGCCACCAGCCCCAGAAGAACAACGGCATTGATTGACAGAAAACACTTGGTTCTCTCTTAGATTGGCTTGTTTAGTATATATCTAAACAACCACACAGGTGCTGTTCTCTTACACTACCAGATGTTCAGACAGAATTCAGTTGAATGACATAATATTTTTTAAGTCATGAATCTTTCGAAGCTTTGTTGAGATTGGACATTTGGTGGATTATGATTGCTTATTGCTTGTAATGTGGTGTTTGGCATCCTATGATTTATTGAATAGTGTATAATTGTAGCCTTGATCCCCTGATAAGCACTAATGGCCTTTAGCCATGAAGTTAGTTCTGCCCATGAAGGAAGACATTCTGTTATTTATGctgttttactgtgtagagacagagagacgaggtTAGACAGACAAGCTGTAGTACACCACTTCTACAACACTGGCTTTTCTACGCACTTCATGCATAGTGTGGGATGCGCATGACTTATGGCTTTGTTTTGGTTGGGTTTAGATGCTCGATAGTGTGACAAAATTACATTAGTTGGACTTATTATCTACTGATATGTTCTCAGTACAGTAGGTGTGTTTTTTGTAGATTTCTTGAGTTCTGAATGGACCAAAAACCAATCAACCAGAGGAAACTGGCAGAGTGAAAGAGAGCCGTCATGGCTGCCACAGTTACCACGGCGAGGGTGCTGcgtgttctgtttcctgtcccaACAGTGCCGTGTTGCAGAGTGAATGTCAGGGATTCTATGTACCTCGGCTTCATCGTAGTGCCTTAATAACCCTTACTGCAGCTGTCCATGTAGTCCTGACTGATTGTGTGGTTGAGGGAAaggatagcacacacacacacacagagacacacacacacagagacacacacacacagagacacgagaCACACACAGCTCCTCTGCGTTACTGTCCCAGCAACAACTTTGTCTCTCTGGTGACTTGTGGCTGGATTTGGGCTGGCTCATCAGTGTTACTGCAGGGCTGGAGAGATGCAGGTTCAGAGGTGCTTGTTGAGTTCTCTGTGCTGGTTCtatgaaatgttttgtttgtttgttcgtacCTGCTCTCACTCTTTCCACACTCAAGGCCTGCTCCTGCTTTGGCCTCTGCTATTGGgtgaagtgtgtgtgcatgtgcagatGGGAGGACTTGATTGAGatgttgattgtgtgtgtgtatgaatgagtCTGAACATGTGTTTGAGCACACCCACTAGTCACCCTACCTCACACCAGCGTTGCCAGCCCTTTGACACGTACAGCACAGTCACCAAACTTGTTCTGATATACTCATAACCGTATTACTCCTTCAACACTGCACACTAACATTATACATGCCTCTTACACCACACACAGCTAAAATACACACTCATTTCAGCCCCTTCAGTTCTTAGTCCACAACGTTATCACCCCTTATTCTATCCGTTCTAAAGTGCATATTTGTATAGTGGACCAAAAGTAGATATTTTCTGATatttaaagatatatatatatatctatataaggATGATACAATGTattcattttgtttgttttgttttcatgTGGTTGATCTGATTGTCATCTGTGATTGTTTCTTTTGTAGCTCTtctgtgattggttgattgactGTGAAATGGGTGGGGGCATGGGGACCAGCTTCTCTGATGACACTGGATACACATTTTGTACTTGAACTGTTATTGATAGCTTTTAGGAAATGGAGAACACACAGGAAAAATGTGTTGAACTGGAAGAATCTTGTTGTTGATACTACTGAAGTTACCTTTCTGTTTTTTAACTCTCATCTGGAGAACTGTCTGCACCAATGCTTTGCCTCGACTTCATTTATTAGTATTCATAGTGCTTTTGTTTTACTATTTGAGAAATTATTCTTAAGTTATGCACATGTATCCATGCTTAAACCAGTCTTGAAAATGGAATTATAACTTCTGAAGAATTTTACTACTGAGAAACAAAATGTACCTGCAAAAGGACTGGAATTATGTTTTCAGTGGAAGTGGATTTATTTGATAAACTCCATTTTCTTTACAGGTATATGAGAAAGGACAAGTAGAATTATATTGCCTTTCATTCGTTTTCACGGAAGATAAAGTGCATTCACTTTAAACTGAAGGTCATTGACCTTGCTTACAGGTAATTGAAGGCCTTTGGGCATTTGTTTACATGCCAAACTCTGACCTCACAGAAATTACAAGATCTTTCTTAATGACTGTACTGTCACCCAACATGCCGTTAGATATGGCTCTTGAACTTTGACCTTTTTGTCATGAAAATACTGAAGATGTTAAGATTAAATGTGTATTCATTTGTGCCTGGAGTGCAAACGGCTTACAGATGTGCTTTAGATTCTTGAAAGTGCTTTTTTTGGTCTTGCATGCCTTTTTTTGTGCTGATAGAATCTGTTGGTTTATCtaattagtttttttttttatatgtgcCAGACAGTAAATGCTGTATTCACTCTGTAACCTCATCAAACCTGCCTGTTTTAACATCAATTGTGTTTTATTCATAGTTGACCATTCACAAAAAGTCGTACATTTATATTTGTTTAAGATTGAAAATATTAGGGCCTTTCCTTTTTGGTTCCTTGATAATTGAGCCCATTTCCAACGTAAAAGGTTAAATCCAGCAACTACAACAAAAAACTGAAAAGGAAAAAATCTTGACATTCTGCAAAACATATCAACTCCTCTCAAACTATGTCAGTTGGGAGGGGTGAGAATACGTCAGCTTCACTGATCCACAAGAGACCCAGTGCCTTTGATTTTGCCCAGGCAGGGGGGCCTACGTCTCTGGTCTGACTCCATGGTTCCAGATACAGGCTCTTTAGACAGGCGTTCTATGGTAGTGAGGTGAAAATGGCTGCTCACAGTGAGAGGAGGATATGGGCCTGAGGGATCGTACACTTCTACCCTTGATCCTTATCTCATCCAAACTATGACTACTGGTCAACTGTTACTGACCTATGACCACACAGGACAGTTTACAATGGATGGAGCTTGCTCCAGATATTTGCTGTTGGACTGCGCATTAGGAGAGAACTACTATTGTATAGATTTACTGTATCACTAAACTAACAAAGATTGAAGTATAACTGGACTGGGATATTTGCCAATAGCAACACTGTACTATCACTTTCATTGTTGTCACGATCATTTCCTTTTGTTGTATGATATTCACTGATTTGCTGTATGTTTGCTTTATTCAGTATGATTTGTAATATTTTCCTGATCTATTTTAAGTGCCATTTGACAGTCTAGTGAGTTGTGGCCCGCTGTAGCACGCTCTAATGCAAGCACACGCATTTGGCAGTGGATTTATGGGGAAACCTTTTAGTTGAAAACTCCCCAGATGTAACCAAGATGTAAATATAGACAAAATGGGAAGAAAGGATATTTATTTACTGTCTCcttaaatatttgttttgttatttttggaTGAGTTTTATTTCAGCccaaaaaaacattgatttctcTTTTTCCTCGTTTTGGATAATGTATTGTATTCATATACAGGTAGCTGCCACAATAATGTTAACACttcagtaaatgagggatacaaagtatgtTAAAAAGTAGGTGGTTCTACAAAGGTGTGGTTCTTGAATTAATTAAAATTAAGCAATGAACATCCcaccatgcttagggtcatgtataaaaatgctgggcaggccctTGTTTTGGCTAGCATGGCTGTGCCCctatccacagggcacgagtggtcacctGAATGGttttgatgagcatgaaacaatgtaaaccatataCCATGGCcgtctgtcaccagatctcaactcaAATGAACACttgtgggagattctggagcggtgcctgagacagcgttttccaccgtcaacaaaacaccaaatgatggaatttctcgtgaAAGAATAGTGTTGCATCACTCccatagagttccagacacttctacagtgttttcagaaagtattcacacccctgattttttttcaaatgtttttgtgttacagccagagtttaaaattgattaaattgagattttcttgacactggcctacacacaatacccccataatgttagaaatttttacaaattaatttaaaatgaaaagcAAATGTCTTGTGTCAAGtatttatggcaagcctaaataagttcaggagtaataaTGTGCGTAACAAGTctcacaagttgcatggactctgtgtgcaataatagtgtttaacgtgatttttgaatgactacctcatctctgtaccccacacaattaTCTGCAAGGTCCCCCAGTTGAGCAGGGAATTTCCAACAAAGATTCAGCCACAAAtactagggaggttttccaattctTCACAAAGATGGAcaccttttgagcatggtgaagtaatTAACTCACCatcaggccaatggtgactttaaaacagttaggaaattgaggatggatcaacaacattgtagttactccacaatactaacctaattgacagtgaaaagaaggaagcctgtacagattaaaaaataattctgcaaaaaatgtgacaaagcaattcactttttgtcctgaatacaacgtgttatgtttggggcaaatccaacataacacattactgagtaccactcatcTAATTTTCAAGCAtaggggtggctgcatcatgttatgggtatgcttgtaatcgttaaggacggggagtttttcaggataaaaaggaacggaatggcgctaagcacaggcaaaatcctatcatatgtttgttgtgtagtaaatatttcagcttttatttaaaaacatttttttcctgtaaagcacattgtgttgcattccatgtctgaaatgtgctgtgtataaataaagcttgatatgatttgattagaggaaaacctggttcagtctgctttcccccagacactgggagataaattcacaTTTCAGTAAGACAATAAACCTAAACACAGGCCAAATcttcactggagttgcttaccaagaagacagtgaatgttcctgaatggctGAGTTAGTGTTGACTTACATctatggcaagatctgaaaatggttgactagcaatgatcaacaaccaatttgacagagcttgaaggatTTTTTAAAAGCATAATGGAcatatgttgcacaatccaggtgtgcaaagctcttagagacttacccagaaagactcatctgtaatcgctgccgaaggttattctgtgttgactcagggggttgaaaacttatctaatcaagatatatttgttttatttttgtaaacaactttttatttttacaaatgttagattTTTTTCTTACGCTTTGacaaagtattttgtgtagattgttaacaaaacatgacaaatccattctaatcccactttgtaacaacaaatTGTAGAGAaagccaaggggtgtgaatactttctgaaggcactgtatgccaaggtgcattgaagctgttctggctcgtggtggcccaacgccctattaagacactatgttaatgtttcctttattttggcagttacctgtatatacatactgtatatctcaagTGACTTTCTTTTTGTGTGTTGTTTCAAGTTACCTCTCAGCTAGTATATTATATCTTCTTAAATTGGCAAGAGCTAACCAATAAGTGTAGGGTGATTTGTATTGTGTATTTTACATAAAAGATGAGGAAAACTGGGAAACTTTTATATTTATAAAGGCATATATTAACATTTAGTTTGTCGTAATGATGAAAATATAGGAACTATTAAAGACACGTAGTTTGGTTTTCTGAATATTTCAGACTTGAGCTCAGGCTAGCTTAGTGTTGTTTTCTTAAAATTTGTGGCTTGTCTTTTAAATTAATAAACTTTTTCTTGTTGAAAATAATTGTCATGGCTGTTGTATCTCAATTAAGTTGTCATAGAGAGTGGACACACCGAGAAGATGAACGGATAAAAGCAGTGGGCGTATTAGTGATCACCTGCTGTATGGCGAACGGTGGCGATTCAACATGTAGAATTGTCGGGAAATTAACGGCACATTTTCTGGTGAGAGGCAATAGGACAGCCACCCGTTGCTTAGAGGAAATATCTACTCAAACCATCTTTTGGTCTTTTTTTCCCATTATTccacagtcccaaaatgttttgcatgtcagcagtcaagttttcaagatatatgaTACTTAATGTGACACTTGTggtgtgttcaaaacaactgggagctCTGAGAAATAAGAGGTTAAATAATGACGTCAGTGAGCTTCAGGTCGGAAAGTGAGTTCTAGAAAGAGGTCAGTGTTCCCAAGTTGGATGACTTaactatttttcccagtcggagcttgagttcccagttgtttttgTTAGCTTCTTGAAAATCCtatatgttttgcatgtcaggTTATGTCTTACCAGTGGACTAATataaaaataccaaaagataatCTGAGTATGCGACCAACGTCCAAAAAATCTTGCTCTGTGGGGAGTGATGCAGCTATGTGATAAAACCAAGCAAAGGAATAAAAACACCAAACAGAAATAATACACAttcaatataataca
The sequence above is a segment of the Salvelinus alpinus chromosome 1, SLU_Salpinus.1, whole genome shotgun sequence genome. Coding sequences within it:
- the LOC139536592 gene encoding transcription factor RFX3-like isoform X1, giving the protein MQTPEAGAESASTVHTAVPVQPAGSAQQVTSQVPVQQQAQTVQQVQHVYPAQQVQYVEENSGVYTNGNIRTYSYSEPQLYSQNSGGSYFDTQGSSSQVSTVVSSHGMANNGGGNGGLTMGLAGGQIISSSGAYLIGGNTMDNSAPHPAAQTTRASPATVSIEMAIETLQKTEGLSSQRSSLLNSHLQWLLDNYETAEGVSLPRSTLYNHYLRHCQEQKLDPVNAASFGKLIRSIFMGLRTRRLGTRGNSKYHYYGIRLKPDSPLNRLQEDMQYMALRQQPVQQKQRFKPMPKVDGVSGENFSGGGQHTPSAAEQTVIAQSQHHQQYLDTSRALPDFVELDLGETNVDNVSPDDIKALQSLYREHCEAILDVVVNLQFSLIEKLWQTFWRYSPSDSVEGATITENSGVSEIEGRLPCCRLLVLCRNEAVLKWMSSCDHLMYQALVEILIPDVLRPIPSALTQAIRNFAKSLEGWLNNAMNTIPQRMIQTKVAAVSAFAQTLRRYTSLNHLAQAARAVLQNTSQINQMLSDLNRVDFANVQEQASWVCQCEEGVVQRLEQDFKATLQQQSSLEQWAAWLDNVVTQVLQPFEDRPSFPRAARQFLLKWSFYSSMVIRDLTLRSAASFGSFHLIRLLYDEYMFYLVEHRVAQATGQTPISVMGEFDDLNAMSPANIDKDEVSEMDSDLEEDMEESGEPLAKREKAEVEHEHQVIQVIQVGALEDGSNPVVGVLQPGILHSLPQPPQNHAEHILTSSAATTTIRHCSATGNTYASV